A genomic segment from Legionella micdadei encodes:
- a CDS encoding 4Fe-4S dicluster domain-containing protein, translating to MNNDNYFLSHEKLQELIDALRGLGFSCVGPQVRDGAIVYDTLTEAKRLPWGIRDHQNPGGYHLETLTTQRAFSWANGPQAIKPLLFKPSETVWRVERSTTGKLEFKPCVADGPPIAILGARSCDLAAMAIQDKVFITATHQDERYRKRRESLFIVAVNCGYSSANCFCVSAGTGPEVRSLFDLLMTELDLGFVIKPGSERGKKLISSLNLSLATAQQRKEAEQEVKNAATMQTKRIPLDNQRGLRDLLFSNLGHSRWEEVAERCLSCGNCTSVCPTCFCHSEITKPSLDGKSSEQKREWDSCFTEGHSYLAGHPIRDDTRKRYRQWLTHKVGSWFDQFDTSGCVGCGRCITWCPVGIDITEELAAISGESNVRE from the coding sequence ATGAACAACGATAACTATTTTTTGTCTCACGAAAAGTTACAAGAATTAATCGATGCACTCCGAGGGTTAGGCTTCTCTTGTGTGGGGCCTCAAGTTCGTGATGGTGCAATTGTCTATGATACTCTTACCGAAGCTAAACGATTGCCCTGGGGTATTCGTGATCATCAAAATCCGGGGGGGTATCACCTCGAAACGTTGACAACCCAGCGTGCGTTCTCATGGGCTAATGGTCCACAAGCCATTAAGCCCTTGCTTTTTAAACCAAGTGAAACCGTTTGGCGGGTTGAGCGCAGCACTACTGGGAAATTAGAATTTAAACCTTGTGTAGCGGATGGCCCGCCCATAGCTATTTTGGGCGCTCGCTCTTGCGATTTAGCGGCAATGGCCATCCAAGATAAAGTGTTTATCACAGCAACGCATCAAGATGAACGATATCGTAAACGACGTGAATCATTATTTATTGTTGCTGTTAATTGTGGTTATTCATCGGCGAATTGTTTTTGCGTTTCGGCAGGAACAGGGCCTGAGGTTAGAAGTCTTTTTGATTTGTTAATGACCGAATTAGATTTGGGGTTTGTTATTAAACCTGGTAGCGAACGTGGGAAAAAACTAATTTCCAGTTTAAATTTGTCATTAGCAACTGCACAACAACGCAAAGAAGCAGAGCAAGAAGTAAAAAATGCCGCTACCATGCAAACAAAGCGTATTCCCTTGGATAATCAGCGAGGCTTACGCGATTTGTTGTTTTCCAATTTAGGCCATTCCCGGTGGGAGGAAGTCGCTGAGCGATGTTTATCCTGTGGGAATTGTACCTCTGTTTGTCCAACTTGTTTTTGTCATAGTGAGATAACCAAGCCTAGTCTTGATGGAAAAAGTAGCGAGCAGAAGCGTGAATGGGATTCTTGCTTTACGGAGGGTCATAGTTATCTAGCCGGACACCCGATTCGTGATGATACGAGAAAGCGTTATCGCCAGTGGCTAACGCACAAGGTAGGCAGCTGGTTTGATCAGTTTGATACAAGTGGTTGTGTAGGGTGTGGACGATGCATAACTTGGTGTCCGGTAGGCATCGATATTACCGAAGAATTAGCTGCCATTTCGGGTGAATCAAATGTGCGAGAGTAG
- a CDS encoding FAD/NAD(P)-binding protein, whose protein sequence is MTTDAYLPHAAKIKARRQESPTIFTLDLQFVEKPQQHAFSFYPGQFNMLCLYGVGEVAISISSDPEEQSYLSHTIRAVGRVTKAMQQLKKGDYVGIRGPLGKGWPVKEVLGKDIVVVTGGLGCAPTVSVINYILARRQDYGALKIFQGVKHSEDFIFRKQYKQWQTMPDTEIYIAADQAGPKWPWRVGYVTDMIESLKLNASNTVAMMCGPQGMMLAASLALINQGVPEQAIYLSMERNMECGIGHCGHCQYGGLFICKDGPIFAYDRIKGLFTEPGF, encoded by the coding sequence ATGACGACAGATGCTTATTTACCTCATGCAGCAAAAATAAAGGCTCGACGGCAAGAATCACCGACGATTTTTACCCTTGATCTTCAATTTGTTGAAAAGCCGCAGCAACACGCTTTTTCATTCTACCCCGGGCAATTCAACATGCTCTGTTTATACGGGGTTGGTGAAGTTGCCATTTCAATTAGCTCTGATCCCGAAGAGCAATCCTACCTAAGCCATACTATCCGTGCGGTTGGGCGTGTCACGAAAGCTATGCAGCAATTAAAAAAGGGAGATTATGTTGGCATCCGGGGGCCTTTGGGCAAGGGTTGGCCTGTTAAAGAAGTTTTAGGCAAAGATATCGTTGTGGTCACGGGCGGCTTAGGATGCGCACCCACTGTGTCTGTCATTAATTACATTTTAGCTAGGCGTCAAGATTATGGTGCTTTAAAAATTTTTCAGGGTGTAAAACACAGTGAGGATTTTATTTTCCGCAAACAATATAAACAATGGCAAACAATGCCAGACACTGAAATTTATATTGCAGCAGATCAAGCTGGACCAAAGTGGCCTTGGCGCGTGGGTTATGTCACCGATATGATTGAATCACTTAAGCTCAATGCGAGTAATACGGTTGCAATGATGTGTGGTCCGCAAGGCATGATGCTTGCGGCGAGCTTGGCATTGATTAATCAGGGTGTTCCTGAGCAAGCAATCTATCTTAGCATGGAGCGTAATATGGAGTGTGGAATCGGTCATTGTGGTCATTGTCAATATGGGGGTTTATTTATTTGTAAAGACGGTCCTATTTTTGCCTATGATCGTATAAAAGGGTTATTTACGGAACCAGGATTTTAG
- a CDS encoding sulfhydrogenase subunit delta, giving the protein MRKPRLGVYKFTSCDGCQLAFLNAGEAFLLLSELVELTHFAEAGYLNFKEKIDIAFVEGSISTPEEVERIKKIRENATFLITIGACATAGGIQALRNAVNYQEWMASIYASPKTIETLSTSTAISHHVYVDFELWGCPVNTHQVMDAVRSLLFGAVPRVKRDAVCLECKRNGEVCVLVAKKEPCMGPITQTGCGALCPQQGRACYACYGPSENANARSLGAWFAKNGSSYDKIARQFLHINNQAEVFNQTGNYFKGIKIVKE; this is encoded by the coding sequence ATGAGAAAACCGCGCCTGGGAGTTTATAAATTCACTTCATGCGATGGATGCCAGTTAGCTTTCCTCAATGCTGGAGAAGCGTTTCTCCTGTTATCGGAATTGGTTGAATTGACTCATTTCGCTGAGGCTGGTTATCTTAATTTTAAAGAAAAAATTGATATCGCTTTTGTTGAAGGAAGTATCTCAACACCCGAAGAGGTAGAGCGAATAAAAAAAATCCGTGAAAATGCAACCTTCTTAATCACCATTGGCGCTTGTGCAACTGCTGGAGGAATACAGGCTTTGCGCAACGCGGTTAATTATCAAGAATGGATGGCAAGTATCTATGCTTCACCCAAAACAATTGAAACATTAAGCACTTCGACTGCGATTTCACATCACGTGTACGTTGATTTCGAGTTATGGGGGTGTCCTGTTAATACTCATCAGGTGATGGATGCTGTGCGTTCCCTATTGTTTGGCGCAGTACCTCGGGTTAAGCGAGATGCGGTGTGCTTGGAGTGTAAGCGTAATGGAGAGGTGTGTGTACTGGTTGCTAAGAAAGAACCTTGTATGGGGCCTATCACTCAAACTGGCTGTGGCGCACTTTGTCCTCAACAGGGTCGGGCTTGTTATGCTTGTTATGGTCCATCAGAAAATGCCAATGCACGTTCATTAGGGGCATGGTTTGCAAAAAATGGAAGCTCCTACGATAAAATCGCGCGGCAATTTTTGCACATCAATAATCAGGCTGAGGTATTTAATCAAACGGGTAATTACTTTAAGGGAATCAAGATTGTCAAAGAATAA